A window of the Candidatus Cloacimonadota bacterium genome harbors these coding sequences:
- a CDS encoding flagellar basal body P-ring protein FlgI — MKRIILVILIVFSANFLFSENKIGDITNIVGVSSTPVVGYGLVAGLNKTGDYHRSYFTEQTVKNMLEKFGLKTPDRKVRTRNVAAVMVTANIPAFIQTDSKFDITVSSIGDARSLENGTLLPTDLFTMDGCKIAIAQGPVSVGGFSVEVQNIKVGKNYLLTGNISDGGILLSRIPSSIGEDEIVLSLKNPDLSTAVNIAEKINKITDNAASVRSAGAVEVIFPDSMFFTTSKDEQGETIFAVLDPTISLNMKNNYLHEIVNLPITQEINPKIVINEKTGVIVVGEHVTISPVAISYNNINIKISKIDDVIELESSEQADSKKTKSIVEITDEYTKMKEIPRTATVKDIVETLNNLGASPRDLIGIFQALKRAGALQAELIFM, encoded by the coding sequence ATGAAGAGAATTATCTTAGTGATCTTAATCGTCTTTTCTGCAAATTTTCTATTTTCAGAAAACAAAATTGGCGATATTACAAATATAGTCGGAGTTTCCAGCACACCGGTTGTGGGCTATGGACTTGTGGCGGGTTTAAATAAAACCGGAGATTATCACAGATCTTATTTTACCGAACAGACTGTGAAAAATATGTTAGAGAAATTCGGCTTGAAAACTCCTGATCGAAAAGTGAGGACAAGAAATGTGGCTGCTGTGATGGTTACCGCAAATATTCCGGCATTTATCCAAACCGATAGCAAATTTGACATCACTGTTTCCTCAATAGGTGATGCCCGCAGTTTGGAAAACGGCACTCTTTTGCCTACTGATCTTTTCACAATGGACGGATGCAAAATCGCAATTGCACAAGGTCCGGTATCTGTTGGTGGTTTTAGTGTGGAAGTTCAAAACATCAAGGTCGGAAAAAATTATCTGCTTACCGGAAACATTTCAGATGGTGGAATTCTATTAAGCAGAATCCCCAGTAGTATAGGTGAAGATGAAATTGTTTTATCATTAAAAAATCCGGATTTGAGTACTGCGGTGAATATTGCAGAAAAAATAAATAAAATCACAGATAATGCAGCTTCCGTGAGAAGTGCAGGTGCTGTTGAAGTGATTTTTCCGGATTCAATGTTTTTCACCACATCCAAAGATGAACAGGGAGAAACAATTTTCGCAGTGTTAGATCCTACAATATCGTTAAATATGAAGAATAATTATCTTCATGAAATTGTGAATTTGCCAATTACTCAGGAAATAAATCCAAAAATTGTCATCAATGAAAAAACCGGTGTAATAGTTGTCGGTGAGCATGTTACTATTTCACCTGTGGCTATTTCTTATAATAATATTAATATCAAAATTTCTAAAATTGATGATGTTATCGAATTAGAATCATCCGAACAAGCAGATAGTAAAAAAACAAAATCCATTGTTGAGATAACGGATGAATACACGAAAATGAAAGAAATCCCGAGAACAGCAACGGTGAAAGACATTGTGGAAACTCTCAATAATCTCGGTGCTTCACCCCGAGATTTGATTGGAATTTTTCAGGCTCTTAAACGAGCGGGAGCTTTACAAGCCGAATTGATCTTCATGTAA
- a CDS encoding flagellar basal body L-ring protein FlgH, with protein MIYKILIISLILFSSQVSFAAPFQSSTSLYTDEKAHRVGDIVTIYVVEQSTAQNKSGTNSDSKSDLGLGLGVEGFNDFTGVSFSGKYSNDSEKNKNFYSQEQLTTKISAQIVKIDSVGNFIIKGQKTVIVNGVEKATVLTGTIRPQDIESNNIIYSYNILNAKITHIGKGEKVKKSSFIDKIMNWIF; from the coding sequence ATGATTTATAAAATTTTAATTATTTCACTCATTTTATTTTCTTCACAGGTGTCTTTTGCAGCACCGTTTCAATCTTCCACCTCTTTATATACCGATGAAAAGGCACACAGGGTAGGAGATATCGTTACGATCTACGTGGTCGAGCAATCTACTGCCCAAAACAAATCAGGAACAAATTCCGATTCCAAGTCTGACCTGGGATTAGGATTGGGTGTAGAGGGTTTTAACGATTTTACGGGAGTTTCTTTTTCCGGCAAGTATTCAAACGACTCAGAGAAAAATAAAAATTTTTATTCCCAAGAACAATTAACAACAAAGATCTCCGCTCAGATCGTGAAAATAGATTCTGTTGGTAATTTCATTATAAAAGGTCAAAAAACAGTTATTGTAAATGGAGTCGAAAAGGCAACTGTTCTTACAGGGACGATTCGACCCCAAGATATTGAATCGAACAATATTATTTATTCATACAATATATTGAATGCAAAAATCACTCACATCGGTAAGGGAGAGAAGGTAAAGAAGTCTTCCTTTATTGATAAAATTATGAATTGGATATTTTAA
- the flgA gene encoding flagellar basal body P-ring formation chaperone FlgA, whose amino-acid sequence MKHSKFFSILFLFLMFISLTYAYSIKTDLLEFLDENISGKYNIRYLSPETKFQFPDVRSRMKITFEFSESSDLRGNELIFVNLTQGEEIIHSEEISVFLKIYREIIATTHNIAKGQTISNSDLKYVNQDVTTKTNYFTDAKNIVGKIALRRINSGKIIKSTFIRAAFDVQVGDEISIVSRCGNVIATTSGIAHQNGYIGNTITVYNPSFRKTLKVKISSDKKGLIE is encoded by the coding sequence ATGAAACATTCCAAATTCTTTTCAATTCTCTTTTTGTTTCTGATGTTCATATCACTTACTTACGCATATTCTATCAAAACTGATTTGTTGGAATTTTTAGATGAAAATATTTCCGGAAAGTATAATATTCGTTATCTTTCTCCTGAAACAAAATTTCAATTCCCGGATGTAAGATCGAGAATGAAGATTACTTTTGAATTTTCTGAAAGTTCTGATCTACGAGGAAATGAATTGATATTTGTAAATTTAACGCAAGGTGAAGAGATTATTCACTCGGAAGAAATTTCCGTATTCCTAAAAATTTACAGGGAAATCATTGCAACAACGCATAATATTGCAAAAGGGCAAACAATCTCAAACAGCGATCTGAAGTATGTTAATCAGGATGTTACAACTAAAACTAATTATTTTACCGATGCGAAAAATATTGTTGGCAAGATTGCACTCCGGAGAATAAATTCAGGAAAAATTATCAAATCCACTTTTATTCGCGCTGCATTTGATGTGCAAGTGGGTGACGAAATAAGCATCGTATCAAGATGCGGTAATGTGATTGCAACTACTTCCGGTATTGCTCATCAAAATGGATATATCGGCAATACTATTACAGTTTATAACCCGAGTTTCCGAAAAACTCTAAAAGTAAAAATCAGCAGTGATAAGAAAGGTTTAATCGAGTAA
- the flgG gene encoding flagellar basal-body rod protein FlgG, producing MFRSLQTAATGMKAQELIIDTITNNLSNVNTTGFKKSRINFQDLMYKQLNNATQQTENPSPAGLEVGYGTKPIDSVKDFSQGVLTQTERSLDVAINGEGLFRIMKPNGEVFFSRDGSFQVSSDGTLVTADGYIVQPDIIIPENTQEITISKQGIVNATYPGDPLPEELGQIELSKFINPVGLRSAGDNLYEATPAAGEELIGYPGELGFGEVNQGYLEKSNVSVVEEMMKMIVAQRSYEVISKSIKTSEEMMKISNNIK from the coding sequence ATGTTTAGATCGCTCCAAACAGCTGCTACCGGGATGAAAGCGCAAGAATTGATAATTGATACAATTACAAATAATCTTTCTAATGTGAACACAACCGGTTTTAAAAAAAGTAGAATAAATTTTCAAGATCTGATGTATAAACAACTGAATAATGCAACTCAGCAAACTGAAAATCCTTCTCCCGCCGGATTGGAAGTTGGATATGGAACCAAACCGATTGATTCCGTAAAAGATTTCTCGCAGGGAGTATTAACGCAAACAGAAAGATCTTTGGATGTAGCAATTAATGGTGAAGGACTTTTTCGCATTATGAAGCCGAATGGTGAAGTGTTTTTTAGCCGTGACGGCTCTTTTCAGGTTTCATCTGATGGAACTCTCGTAACAGCCGACGGATACATCGTTCAGCCCGATATTATCATTCCGGAAAACACACAGGAAATTACGATCTCAAAGCAAGGAATCGTTAATGCTACTTATCCGGGCGATCCGCTACCGGAAGAATTAGGGCAAATCGAATTGAGCAAATTCATAAATCCGGTAGGTTTGCGGAGTGCTGGTGATAATCTGTATGAAGCAACACCAGCCGCTGGCGAAGAACTTATTGGCTATCCTGGTGAACTTGGATTCGGGGAAGTAAACCAAGGATATTTGGAAAAATCCAATGTGAGCGTAGTTGAGGAAATGATGAAAATGATTGTTGCTCAACGCTCGTATGAAGTTATTTCAAAATCAATAAAAACCTCCGAAGAGATGATGAAAATCTCCAACAATATTAAATAG